The Amycolatopsis viridis genome window below encodes:
- a CDS encoding sigma-70 family RNA polymerase sigma factor has product MSVQTLERPTREVPEPEIEPVESSVRPSPNLDADLDAQGPAADLVRVYLNGIGKTALLSAADEVELAKRIEAGVFAQHMLDTAPKLSAQRRKELEALVRDGHQAKNHLLEANLRLVVSLAKRYTGRGMPLLDLIQEGNLGLIRAVEKFDYSKGFKFSTYATWWIRQAITRGMADQGRTIRLPVHLVEQVNKLARIKRDLHQQLGREATNEELAAESGIPVDKVADLLDHARDPVSLDMPVGTDEDAPLGDFIEDSEATDAESAVISGLLQDDLRRVLATLDEREQQVIRMRYGLDDGQPRTLDQIGKHFGLSRERVRQIEREVMSKLRQGERAERLRAYAS; this is encoded by the coding sequence ATGTCAGTACAAACTCTCGAGCGCCCGACTCGTGAGGTCCCCGAGCCCGAAATCGAGCCCGTCGAGTCCAGCGTACGCCCTTCGCCGAACCTCGACGCGGATCTCGACGCCCAGGGCCCGGCCGCGGACCTCGTGCGGGTGTACCTCAACGGGATCGGCAAGACCGCGCTGCTGTCGGCCGCCGACGAGGTCGAGCTCGCCAAGCGCATCGAGGCGGGGGTGTTCGCGCAGCACATGCTCGACACCGCGCCGAAGCTGAGCGCGCAGCGCCGCAAGGAGCTCGAGGCGCTGGTGCGCGACGGCCACCAGGCGAAGAACCACCTGCTGGAGGCCAACCTGCGACTGGTCGTGTCGCTGGCCAAGCGCTACACCGGCCGGGGGATGCCGCTGCTCGACCTGATCCAGGAGGGGAACCTGGGTCTGATCCGCGCGGTGGAGAAGTTCGACTACTCCAAGGGGTTCAAGTTCTCGACCTACGCGACGTGGTGGATCCGCCAGGCCATCACCCGCGGGATGGCCGACCAGGGCCGCACCATCCGGCTGCCGGTGCACCTGGTGGAGCAGGTCAACAAGCTGGCCCGGATCAAGCGCGACCTGCACCAGCAGCTCGGCCGGGAGGCCACCAACGAGGAGCTGGCCGCCGAGTCCGGGATCCCGGTGGACAAGGTGGCCGACCTGCTCGACCACGCGCGTGACCCGGTGAGCCTGGACATGCCGGTCGGCACCGACGAGGACGCCCCGCTGGGCGACTTCATCGAGGACTCCGAGGCCACCGACGCCGAGAGCGCCGTCATCTCCGGCCTGCTGCAGGACGACCTGCGCCGGGTGCTGGCCACCCTCGACGAGCGGGAGCAGCAGGTGATCCGGATGCGCTACGGCCTCGACGACGGCCAGCCGCGCACCCTCGACCAGATCGGCAAGCACTTCGGGTTGTCCCGCGAGCGGGTCCGCCAGATCGAGCGCGAGGTCATGTCGAAGCTGCGCCAGGGCGAGCGCGCCGAGCGGCTGCGCGCCTACGCCAGCTGA